A window of the Aliivibrio salmonicida LFI1238 genome harbors these coding sequences:
- a CDS encoding IS91-like element ISVsa9 family transposase produces MHAYKPLKQLFNSQNNWLKFLHNNKANLRAVVIENVTKMLSCGTAAFGSREYHCCNPDCTHIKYIHQTCKSRACSSCGMKATERWIQKQQHVFPECEYQHITFTLPNTLWPIFRHNRWLLNKLFKCAANILLGWAKDKGIDVGIFCALHTYGRKLNWNTHLHLSVTRGGICERTGLWKPIYFQMKTTEPCWRAAIVSLLGKAYYELDLSSEECPYIRNKTDWSRFLSSQYNRRWKLHFAKKTNNVKPTMNYLGRYLKRPPISASRLSHYAKGGMITFNYLDHRTGTTDSLTLSPEEMIRRIVEHYPDKHFKMIRYYGFLSMRRRGEALPRVYAALGMTIEAEPKMPGYAAMLKGYVKVDPYECILCESRLVFTNFRVGNSVNDLVTHAIVQSELRAA; encoded by the coding sequence ATGCACGCATATAAACCCCTGAAACAATTATTTAATAGTCAAAATAACTGGCTTAAATTTCTTCATAATAACAAAGCTAACCTAAGAGCGGTCGTGATTGAAAATGTCACAAAGATGCTGTCCTGTGGGACAGCGGCTTTTGGCTCTCGCGAATATCATTGTTGCAACCCTGACTGTACCCATATCAAATATATTCACCAAACCTGTAAATCTCGAGCGTGCAGTAGCTGTGGCATGAAAGCCACAGAGCGATGGATACAAAAGCAACAACATGTCTTCCCTGAATGCGAATATCAACACATCACCTTTACCCTTCCAAACACGCTATGGCCTATCTTTCGTCATAACCGTTGGCTGTTAAATAAATTATTCAAATGTGCTGCAAACATTCTGCTGGGATGGGCAAAAGATAAAGGAATAGATGTCGGTATCTTTTGTGCTCTTCATACTTACGGTCGAAAACTGAATTGGAATACGCACTTACATTTATCGGTCACTCGTGGGGGAATTTGTGAACGTACCGGTTTATGGAAACCCATTTACTTCCAAATGAAAACGACAGAGCCTTGTTGGAGAGCGGCTATCGTCAGTTTATTGGGTAAGGCTTATTATGAGCTTGATTTATCAAGCGAAGAATGCCCCTATATCCGTAATAAAACGGATTGGTCACGCTTTTTAAGCAGTCAATATAATCGTCGTTGGAAGCTTCATTTTGCTAAAAAGACAAATAATGTAAAACCGACGATGAACTATCTTGGTCGGTATTTAAAACGGCCCCCAATTTCAGCGTCACGTTTAAGTCATTACGCCAAAGGCGGAATGATAACGTTTAATTATTTAGACCATCGAACAGGAACAACAGACAGCCTAACATTATCACCAGAAGAGATGATAAGACGGATAGTAGAGCACTATCCTGATAAACATTTCAAGATGATCCGATACTACGGTTTTTTATCAATGCGTCGTCGTGGAGAAGCTCTGCCTAGAGTTTATGCAGCTTTAGGTATGACAATAGAAGCTGAGCCGAAAATGCCAGGGTATGCCGCAATGTTAAAAGGATATGTAAAAGTAGATCCGTACGAATGTATTTTATGTGAAAGTCGTCTGGTGTTTACGAATTTCCGAGTCGGAAATTCGGTCAATGATTTAGTCACCCATGCGATAGTTCAGTCAGAATTGAGGGCAGCATAA
- a CDS encoding amino acid ABC transporter permease: protein MPMQQSKHFSLNRLDWILLAIVAGSVSWLFLKDSGSLTYHWQWSKAISLLFTSKSDGSLPYFFDGIISTLRLTFLGMIFAVLFGTLLGLGRRSNITFIRALSNSYIQLIRNIPPLVFIFIFYFFIANQLVPLFGLEHLLREHSGNINPLQSVLFGPASLWENLISGVLCIGMISAAYIGEVVRSGLDAIPKGQHEAARSLGLSTWHRYRYIIAPQVFKVIIPPLAGQCISLVKDSSIISLISIQELTFVGTEIANSSGMIFEIWTVVALCYFILCFSLSRLFSYWESTTEKAQG from the coding sequence TTGCTGGTAGTGTCTCATGGTTATTTCTCAAAGACAGTGGATCATTGACCTACCATTGGCAATGGTCCAAAGCCATTTCTTTACTCTTTACCAGTAAATCTGATGGCTCTCTGCCTTATTTTTTTGATGGGATAATTTCCACATTACGTTTAACGTTTTTGGGAATGATCTTTGCTGTGTTGTTTGGTACTTTATTGGGATTGGGCCGTCGCTCTAACATCACATTTATTCGTGCCCTTTCGAACAGTTATATACAACTGATTCGAAATATTCCTCCCCTTGTTTTTATTTTCATCTTTTACTTTTTTATTGCTAATCAACTTGTGCCTTTATTTGGTTTAGAGCATCTATTACGAGAGCACAGTGGCAATATTAACCCACTTCAGTCCGTTCTATTCGGCCCTGCGTCTTTATGGGAAAATCTAATCTCAGGGGTACTTTGTATTGGAATGATCTCTGCTGCTTATATCGGCGAAGTGGTTCGTTCAGGATTAGACGCAATACCAAAAGGACAGCATGAGGCAGCAAGAAGTTTAGGCTTATCAACTTGGCATCGTTATCGCTATATTATTGCACCCCAAGTGTTTAAAGTGATCATCCCTCCTCTTGCAGGTCAGTGTATTTCGTTAGTGAAAGACTCTTCTATTATATCCCTAATATCGATACAAGAATTAACCTTTGTTGGTACTGAAATTGCGAACTCAAGCGGAATGATCTTTGAAATTTGGACCGTGGTTGCTCTCTGTTATTTCATTCTTTGTTTTAGCTTATCTCGCCTGTTCTCGTATTGGGAATCAACAACAGAAAAAGCTCAGGGCTAA